CAAACGCATCTTTTACATTCAAGCCGTCCCCGCTATTTTGGCGTTGGTGATTTTTCTGGTGTTTTAGCAATTTTGGAAGGTATAATTCAAGGGTTCAAACATCATGGAAGATACAGAATTCGAATGGGATAACGAAAAAGCGGAAAGCAACCTCAAGAAGCACGGCGTAAGTTTCGATGAGGCCGCCACGATTTTCAACGATCCGAACATCGCCACCATATTAGACCCGGACCATTCAGAACATGAAGAAAGATTTGTTTCCATTGGCAGCTCTGTCATCGCCCGTTTGTTGACTGTAATCCACACGTTTCGCAAAACCCGAATTCGATTGATCAGCGCAAGAAAGGCTACGAAGGTCGAAAAGAAACGATATGAAAACTACTAAGAAAAAGAAAAGCAAAGATATGCGCCTGGAATACGATTTCAGCAAAGCCGAGCGCGGCAAGTTTTACCGTCCGTTGAACAAGGGCTATACAACCCGTGTCACAAAGCGAGATGGGAGCGTGGTTGTCAATCACTACGCTATTACGGCGGGAACGGTTGTGCTTGCGCCCGATGTGATGGAATATTTCCCCGACTCCGAATCGGTCAATGAAGCCTTGCGGACATTGATACGGTTGATGAACGCCAAGCCCGCCATTAAATACAGACAGAAAAAATCGGTTTCAATTCAGGTGGCTGAAGGAAAGAAATGAAAAAAGGCGTCTTTTAACCTTGCCTTCACATCTTCCATCGTCGGCACAGGGTCGAGCAAATCTGCCAATGAAACGACCGGCTCGGGCAAGCCGCAGGGGATGATACCGTTCCAGTAATCCATATCCGGGTTCACATTCAACGCAAAGCCATGGCGGGTCACACCGTTCACATCCACTTTGACGCCGATGGCGGCGATCTTGGCGGGCTTCTTGCGGTCTTCAGGTGAGCAGCGCGGACAGCGCGAGTGAACGTCGGCTTGAACCCATACGCCGGTCTTTCCGGGGATTTGTCCTGATGCGATTCCAAATTGCATTAATACCCCAACGAGCATTTCCTCTAGTTTGCGAATGTAGCCAACGTAATCAGACCTGACAGGTGTATCGGCTGTAAACCTGACAGGTCTCCCAGCGGAATTCTCCAAATCAGACAATTCTTCGTGAGACCTGTCAGGTTTTATTGGGTTTAAGGGAATCAACGGATACCCCACCAACTGACCAGGTCCGTGATAGGTCACGTCGCCGCCGCGGTCCACCCAGTGAGTGGAGATCCCCTTTTCTTTTAGTTGAGTTTCATTCCAGAGTAAATTATCCGCGTTGCCCTTCCGCCCGAATGTGTAGACGTGCGGGTGTTCGAGCAAAAGCAAGGTCGGCGGACGTTTCCCTTCCGCGATCTGCGCCGCATATTCGTCTTGCAGCTTCCAGGCAGATTCGTAATCGATCAAACCGAGGTCTTGGATTTCGATGTTCATACCGATAATAAACCTGTAGGGGCGAGGTAACCTCGCCCCTACCCAAAAATCCTTCTATATAGATCCGACTCCAGCAGCCCGTTCGGGTCACAGCGTTTCTTGAGGCGCTTGAATTTTTTCACAGTCTCTTCACCGTAGAAGGCGAGCGCGGTTTCGGCGGTGGTTTCGCTGTTCTTGGCGAAGTAGAAACGTCCGCCATGTGCAAGGACGATTCTGTCGAACTCGAAAAGCATCTCACGCATTTTGGCTTGGTTCGAGCGCGTTACTCTAAAATCCATCGCAAAGGAGAAGCCGTCCACGGCGTGGGTGAGCAGGAATCTATCGGGGCGGTGGCGTTTGGTCACGCCGAGGTAGGAGGGCATACCGCGCTTCTTCGAGAGCGTGATGATCTCCGTCCATGCGGCTTCGGCGGTCTCTTTGGGCAGAAAAGACTGGTATTGGATCAACCCGCCGCGCCCATAGGAAAGTTCCCAGTTCGGCACATAATCCAAAAGGAAGTGAAACGCCGCATGCGCCTGGCGGAAGGTGTGAGTCCGCAATGACGCGGCATACTTCGCCAGGTTCACCAGCGACCAGCCCAAATTATTCGCAAACGGTTTCATGAAGTGATAAAGAAGGGATTTTGGAAAGACGCCGAAGATATAGGGCGGCAAAATTTGGTTCTTCAACTTCATTGACTCGCCCGGATTCTTATCCTCACCTTCGTGCAAATATCGCGCGGCATGGATCTGTCCGCGCCCAAGTGAACGCCCGCCTGCAAACGTATCGAGCCAGCCGACGATGTAATCGTTGTTCGGCGCGCCGTCATGCAATGCGGAAAGGTGTCGGCTGAGATTCGGCACAGGGAACGCATCCACGGTCAAAAGTCCGGAATGGAGGCGTTTCATCTGCATGGTCACAGAAGTGAAGATGCCGAGCAACCCGTATCCGCTGATCATCGCGTGGAAAAGGTCCGCGTTGAATTTTGGGGAACAGGTCACCTCCGCGCCGGTGGGCAGGATCGCTGTGAACTCAATGACGTGTTCGCCGAACGTGCCCATTTTGAAATTGTTTTTACCGTGAATGTTCGCCGATAAACAACCGCCCAGCGTCGTTTTCATCGTCCCGGAGACGACGGGGGGCCACCAGCCGTCGGGTTCGACTTTCTGCCAGAGCTGCTCGAGCGTGACGCCGGACTCGGCTCGCACCACGCCGGTTGTGGGATTCCAAGACTGGATCAGATTCATCGCCGACATATCCAGCACGATGCCGCCGCCGTTGAGCGCGGCGTCGTTGTAACTGCGCCCCGCTCCGCGCGCGGTGACGGTGAGCCCGTGTTTTTTGGCAAGCTCGAACGCGGAAAGGATATCGTCGGCAGTGCGCGCCTGGATGTGATACCCGGGCGCGTTCAATGAATGACCGAAGTTGTCGAATTGTTTGAATGTATTGAACATGGTTGTTCATGAAACCTGACAGGTGTTGAAGACCTGTCAGGTTTTATCGTTAGAAAGACATCCGCCTGAAAATGAAAGATGGAATATGCCGGATGACGAACATGATATACGACCAGAAGAAAGGCGTATAAACGGTTTGCCTCCGCCTGCGCATGGCTTTGTAGATGTCATCCGCCGCTTTTTCGGCAGGGATGGCAAAGGGGGTTGGTCCAACCGCGGCTTTGAGCATTTCCGTTTTGACAAACCCCGGTTTGACGGTCAGCACATTCACGCCGTGGCGTGTCAACCGGTTGCGCAGCGCTTCGAGATATACATGCAAGCCGCCCTTTGAAGTGTTATAGCCGGGGTTGCCCACCCGTCCGCGGTCGCCTGCGACGGAACCGATTCCGACGATCTGCCCGGTTTTTGCGTTTTGGAACATTTCGGCGACCGGTGTGAGCCACGCCATCGCGCCGATGAGGTTGGTCTCCACCATCTGACGGTCGTTCTCGAAATTGTATTTATCCATTCCGCCGGGCGGATAGTTCACCCCCGCAAGGAAGATGACGACATCCAACCCGCCCATGTCGGCGACGATCCGGCGAAGCAAAGCCGGAACTTCCTTGTATTTGGTCACGTCATGGGGATATGCCAGCGCGCGCATCCCGCCGTTCGTGTTGATCTCCGCGCACAAGGCGTTCAGCTTTTCCTTCTGGCGGGCCACCAACGCCACTGAATATCCCTCCCCGGCAAGTTTCCGGGAAAGAGCCGCGCCCATCCCCTCCGAAGCGCCGATCACCAGAGCGCGGCGGCGGGCACTGAGAGGCGTGGCGGGAGCAGGCTTCCCCCGCGCTGCATCGACGGATTTGGATGAATCAGACACATGAACCTCAATGAAAACGAATTAAAGTCATTCTAACACAGACCATATTCGGCGCTCGCCATCGAGATTGAAAGTGTATAATAGCCCAAAGGGCTCGTGTATGCCATTCCTGGATGTATCACTTAACGAAATGGACGGAAATCAGAAAAAAAACGAGACGGTTTTCTCACGCGCGTGGGAGATCATTTCTCACGATAATTCCATCCCGCCCGAGGAAAAGAAAGCCATCCTGAAGTTGATCCAGGTCCTGATCGAGGCGCGCGAACGATTCCCCGATCCGCAGAAAACCGAAGGCGATAACGTCAAGCCGATCACACAGGAGATCATCTCGAAACATTCGCTGATGTCCACCGTCAAACATCAGGCGGACGAACTGGATGCGCTTCAGCGCATCAGCCTCAACCTGACCTCGAACCTGGACCTGCAAAAAGTGCTGGATGCCATGGTGACGGAAGCCATAAACCTGGTCAAAAACGCGCACGCGGTGCATTTCTACCTGTTCGATCGCGGCGCACTCGAATTCGGCGCATCCCTGAACGTCAATGGGGAAAGAAATAAACCCATTTCCACACCGCGCAAGGAAGGGCTGACCCATTCCGTCGTCAAGACGGGCAAACCGATCATCGTCGAAGATATATCCACCCATCCAATCTACAAAGACAGGCCGGCTGGCTGGGCAGGTTCGATCATCGGCATCCCGCTCAAATTCAAAGATGAGATCCTGGGTGTCATGAACTTGTCACGGACCGTAACGGGCAGGTTTTCCCGTTCAGAATTGCGTTTGATCAATCTGCTGGCGGACCAGGCGGCGGTGGCGATCTACAATGCCCGCCTCTATAAGCGCCTGAGTCAAATGGCGAACACCGACAGCGTAACCGGGCTCCCCAACCGCCGCGCCCTGGACGAGCGCCTGCAGGAAGAGTGGCGGCTTGCCCAACAGACCGGTTTGCCCTTCACGGTGGTGATGATGGACCTGGACGGTTTCAAGGGGGTGAACGATAATTTCGGTCATAATGTGGGCGACGAATTGCTTTATTCCCTTTTCAACTTCCTCGCCCAACGCATGCGCAGTTCCGATTTCCTGGCGCGATACGGAGGCGACGAACTGACTCTGGTCATGCGGAGCACGGACATCGAGGCGGCACAAACGGTCACAAGGAAAGTGATCGAATTGATGAGCGAATACCGCTTCCCGTTCCCAACGGGTAAGGAAATCAAACTGGGCATTACGGCGGGCATTGCCGTGTATCCGACTCACGCGCTTAATCCAAGCGACCTGCT
This portion of the Anaerolineales bacterium genome encodes:
- a CDS encoding SDR family NAD(P)-dependent oxidoreductase — translated: MSDSSKSVDAARGKPAPATPLSARRRALVIGASEGMGAALSRKLAGEGYSVALVARQKEKLNALCAEINTNGGMRALAYPHDVTKYKEVPALLRRIVADMGGLDVVIFLAGVNYPPGGMDKYNFENDRQMVETNLIGAMAWLTPVAEMFQNAKTGQIVGIGSVAGDRGRVGNPGYNTSKGGLHVYLEALRNRLTRHGVNVLTVKPGFVKTEMLKAAVGPTPFAIPAEKAADDIYKAMRRRRQTVYTPFFWSYIMFVIRHIPSFIFRRMSF
- a CDS encoding GGDEF domain-containing protein; this translates as MPFLDVSLNEMDGNQKKNETVFSRAWEIISHDNSIPPEEKKAILKLIQVLIEARERFPDPQKTEGDNVKPITQEIISKHSLMSTVKHQADELDALQRISLNLTSNLDLQKVLDAMVTEAINLVKNAHAVHFYLFDRGALEFGASLNVNGERNKPISTPRKEGLTHSVVKTGKPIIVEDISTHPIYKDRPAGWAGSIIGIPLKFKDEILGVMNLSRTVTGRFSRSELRLINLLADQAAVAIYNARLYKRLSQMANTDSVTGLPNRRALDERLQEEWRLAQQTGLPFTVVMMDLDGFKGVNDNFGHNVGDELLYSLFNFLAQRMRSSDFLARYGGDELTLVMRSTDIEAAQTVTRKVIELMSEYRFPFPTGKEIKLGITAGIAVYPTHALNPSDLLRAADSALYHAKKYNRGQFTLAKGVTGKLNPLKAKETA
- a CDS encoding FAD-binding oxidoreductase, which codes for MFNTFKQFDNFGHSLNAPGYHIQARTADDILSAFELAKKHGLTVTARGAGRSYNDAALNGGGIVLDMSAMNLIQSWNPTTGVVRAESGVTLEQLWQKVEPDGWWPPVVSGTMKTTLGGCLSANIHGKNNFKMGTFGEHVIEFTAILPTGAEVTCSPKFNADLFHAMISGYGLLGIFTSVTMQMKRLHSGLLTVDAFPVPNLSRHLSALHDGAPNNDYIVGWLDTFAGGRSLGRGQIHAARYLHEGEDKNPGESMKLKNQILPPYIFGVFPKSLLYHFMKPFANNLGWSLVNLAKYAASLRTHTFRQAHAAFHFLLDYVPNWELSYGRGGLIQYQSFLPKETAEAAWTEIITLSKKRGMPSYLGVTKRHRPDRFLLTHAVDGFSFAMDFRVTRSNQAKMREMLFEFDRIVLAHGGRFYFAKNSETTAETALAFYGEETVKKFKRLKKRCDPNGLLESDLYRRIFG
- a CDS encoding BrnT family toxin, encoding MEDTEFEWDNEKAESNLKKHGVSFDEAATIFNDPNIATILDPDHSEHEERFVSIGSSVIARLLTVIHTFRKTRIRLISARKATKVEKKRYENY
- a CDS encoding lipoyl(octanoyl) transferase, translated to MNIEIQDLGLIDYESAWKLQDEYAAQIAEGKRPPTLLLLEHPHVYTFGRKGNADNLLWNETQLKEKGISTHWVDRGGDVTYHGPGQLVGYPLIPLNPIKPDRSHEELSDLENSAGRPVRFTADTPVRSDYVGYIRKLEEMLVGVLMQFGIASGQIPGKTGVWVQADVHSRCPRCSPEDRKKPAKIAAIGVKVDVNGVTRHGFALNVNPDMDYWNGIIPCGLPEPVVSLADLLDPVPTMEDVKARLKDAFFHFFPSAT